Genomic DNA from Candidatus Kapaibacterium sp.:
TATGTGCCTCTATCTGAAGGCGAGATAATTTTTTCAGTTTGAATATAATGAGCATTGGCTAAATATCCGATTCGAAATCCGGCGTATGCAATCAAATCAGGCATGAAATAATATCCTGCCATAGGTTCTATTCCGATTGTGCCGTAGTTGGCTTGAATGCTATGTTCGAAAATTCCGATTTGAGACACTCCATCAATAATGATAGTTCTTGGTTCATCTTCGGACAAAGTTCCGTCATAGCTTGAATAGCCCAAACGTATAGTAAGATGCAATTTCTCATCCCAAGGATATTCGAACAAACCACCGAATTCAAACCCGGTGCCTGTCCCGAAGCTATAATTGGGGCAGCACCCTGCTACATTCGGTAATTTGGCGAAATTTGCTGTGTGGAGATTAAACGAAAAATGACCATAAAGCCCAAATCGAGGTTTAAGTTCATAGTTTACGCTGTCCGCTGACGAATCTGTAGCTGTATCACCGTTATCGGCATGGCTGCTGAAAGTGAACAACAAAAGGAATATTATTGAAAGGCTTATGTGCTTTAACATGTATAAAATTTTATTTTCCTGCTTCATTCTGCAAAATATCAATTTTGATTACTAAATCATGCAAATATAATCAATAAAAATTTTTGAATTGCATAATCATGTCTTGATTTTTTTCATAATTTTAAAAATAATTATATTTGAAAAGTCAAATTTCTATTCAGGTAACAAATGAAAAAGTATATTTTAATAGTTCTCGTAGTAATAATTGGCTCGCAAGCCGCATTCAATCAGCAACCACGAATTGACAAAGGTGTGATGATTGAACACAAGAACGAAACTTGGGACAGTATGAAAGTCCATATTGAAAAATTCGAGAAAAAAGAGAAGCCCAAGAAAAAACGTTTCATGCTCGATTTTTCAAATATCAAAGTTCCCGATAATCTCGACGGATTCAAAAGCGTGTGGCATCATGAACCGGTAAAGCAAGCCTCCACAGGTACTTGCTGGTGTTTTGCAGCGACTTCGTTTTTTGAATCAGAACTGAAACGCATTCACAACAAGGAAATCAAGCTTTCGGAAATGCACACCGTTTGGTATCAGTACGTCGAAAAAGCTCGGCGATTCATTACCGAACGCGGAGATTCGGAATTTGGTGAAGGTTCGCAAACCAATGCTGTAATGGCAATGTGGAAGGAATACGGTTGTGTGCCTAACGAAATTTATAACGGAATGCTGCCCGGACAAGAATATCACAACCACAGCAAGATGTTTGGCGAAATGAAATCCTATCTCGAATTTTGCAAAACGAATAACATTTGGAACGAACAACAAGTTTTGGACAATATCAAATCCATTTTGAACAAATATATGGGCGAGCCACCAACCGAATTCACTTGGAACGGGAAAAAATATACACCAAAGACATTCCGCGATGAAGTTGTGAAGCTGAATCCGGACGATTATGTTGATATGATGTCGCTATATGAGCAAGGCTTCGGGAAGAAAACAATATATGATGTGCCGGATAATTGGTGGAAATCGCATGATTACTACAATGTCGCGGTCAGCGATTTCATGTCGGGGCTCAGAAGTGCCATTCGCAACGGCTATTCAATGACATTGAGCGGCGATGTGTCCGAAGCTGGAATTTATTCCTATGCCGATGCTGCCGTAGTACCGAGTTTTGACATACCGGCAGCCTATATTGATGACAATGCGCGTCAATTCCGGTTCAGCAATGGCAGCACAGGCGACGACCACGCCATTCACCTTTGCGGCTGGTTCGAAAATGAAAGCGGTACTTGGTATTTGATAAAAGATTCGGGAAGTGGCGCCAATAACGGCAAGTTCAAAGGCTATTACTTATTTCACGAAGATTACATCAAGCTCAAAATGACTTGCTTCCTCGTTCATAAAGATGCTATCAAAGACATTCTGAAAAATTTCGATTCACAAAGCAGGTTTGAGTAGAGACAGAAACATAGACTGAGAGCGTGTCTTACTCCCTCTCCTTTGGTGAGGGTCGGGGTGAGGTGATTGGTTTCAATTCACCACCCAAAATCTACCAACATACTCCTTGTCACCATCCTTTAAATGTAAAAAGTATGTACCGCTGAGCAACTCAAGTGGGATGGGAAGGTTGCATGTTGGTTTGTTAAATTCCAATTCACGAATGATTTTGCCGTTTAAATCTGCGATTTGACCGGTTATTTGTAAAGATTTAAAATTTGGATTATTGATGTGCAACGTTTTATCTTTGTATTCAAAAGTAAACGGGGCCAAGTTTTCGGTATCTATACTTGCACCTATAAAGATTTTTTCAAAATCAAAGCAATGTATTTTTTCATTTAGCAAAACCATTGAATTATTAGTTTCGTTATGTTCGGGATATCCTGAAAATTTTTTCTTGGTATATATAATCTCGTTATTACCCAATTTGACTATTTTCAAAAATTGAGGTTTTAAAGTCGCACCCACTATTGTAATAAAATCATTAGTGAAAAAACCAAAACCAAAAACTGAATCATAATACTTGTGTAGTGTTAATTTTTCTATATTATATACATGTAAATGATCTCCATTCAAACCAAATCCTACAAATCTCGAATCCGGCGAAAATTTGATTGAGTTGACTTCTTTATCAGCATCTATTGTTGCTAAATTTTTAATTGGTTTCCCTGTCAGCGCATCGCATAGCATAAGTATTGTCTTATTTTCTTCTCCAGTTTTGTAAATGAAACCTCCAATTGCTAAAAATTTGCCATCAGGTGAAATAGTAAAATTCCAAATGCCTATTTCATAATTGATAGTAAAATATTTCACTGTGTCGTCAATATAATTATAAAGACAAAATTGACTTGCTGGGTCAGAAAAAAGGGAGGTTTTAATCAATAAGTTCTTATTGTCGGGCAAGAAATCCATTAGGTTTGTAATAGGAATGTCAAGTTCTTTAGCTATTTCGCCCGTCTCGTAATCAATTAGAATCAATCCATCAATACCACCTGCCAGATACTTACCGTCCTTACTCAAAGCATAAAACTCAAAATAGAATGGAAATTCACGGATGATCTCACCTGTAGTTCCGTTTAATTCATAAACTTCTAATCCCTTGGAGGCAATAATATTGCCATTGGGGTGTATAACAAAACTGTCATAAGAATTCTCTGTCTTCCAAATCAAGTTTGGGTCCGGCTCAGGCTCTTGTGCCAGTGTAAAGTTGCAATACAGCATTGCAAAAGCGAGAAATAAAAATGCTCTTTTCATAAAAATTCTCCCTGAAATACATGTTCCGTATATATTCTATGACACATGAAAGCGTAATTTATCTCAAAAGTAGGGGAAAAAAATTGGGAAATGTGAAAAAAATAATTAAATCACCTCACTCCGACCCAATATTGTAGGGATAGAACAGCGTTCTGTCCAATAAATACAGATGTGGCACACCTGGGCAGGTGTGCACATCTACAACATCAATTTTCCTACCCACGGTTGAAACCGTGGGCTATGTTTGTCAACTTATTTTAGTTCTACATAATCTTATATATTCACTGCTTCGCCGTATGCTTGGGCTGCCGCTTCCATGACTGCTTCGCTCAAAGTCGGGTGAGCGTGAATAGTCTTGTAGATGGTTTCGGCAGTAGCTCCGAGTGAGCGTGCCAATCCCATTTCTGCAATCATTTCTGTTACGTCGGGACCAATCATGTGTGCACCGAGTAATTCGCCATATTTGGCATCGAATACCAATTTGACAAAACCTTTGGCTTCGCCGATTCCGTGTGCTTTGCCGCTTGCAGTAAAGGGGAATTTGCCGATTTTAACATCATAGCCTTCGGCTTTCGCTTTTTCCTCAGTCAAACCAACGCTTGCCACTTGCGGATTGCAATATGTACAGCCCGGGATATTGTTGTAATCTATGCCTTCGCCACCGTGACCCGCCAAATATTCAGCCAATGCCACAGCTTCTGCAGATGCTTTATGCGCCAGCCAAGGAGCTCCGGCAACGTCGCCGATTGCATAAATGCCCTCAACGTTTGTCTTGCAATATTTGTCAACTTTGATAAAGCCTTTTTCAGTATGAACGCCGACGTCTTCCAAGCCGATATTTTCTGTGTTAGCTTGGATTCCGATAGCGTTCAAAGCCATATCGGCAGTGAGGACTTCGGTTTTGCCGTCTTTTTCGACTGTTACCTCTACCCCATCACCCTTGGCAATGGCAGATTTGACCATATTTTTAGTTTTAAGCTCAATTCCCGATTTGCGGAAATGGCGTTCCAATTCTTTTGAAATATCGACATCTTCGATTGGCAAAATTCTGTCCATATACTCAACTATAGTCACTTTTGCACCAAAAGCGTTGAAGAAATACGCAAATTCGACACCAATCGCTCCTGCACCCATCACGATGATAGATTTTGGCAAAGTGGTTCCGAGCAATGCTTGAGTAGAAGTGATGATTTTTTTGCGGTCAACTTCGATTCCCGGAAAAATTCTGGGTCGTGCACCGGTCGCAATTATTATATGTTTTGCTTTGATTGTATCAGTCGCTTTGCCTTCAGGGTCGCTGACTTCGACAGTATTTTTCGATACGATTTTGCCATGACCGACAACGGTATTGACTTTATATTTTTTGAAAAGAGATTGGACGCCACGAGACATTTGTCCTGCCACTTTGCGGGAGCGTTCAATAACTTTAGGGTAATCAACATTGATATTTTCAATTCCGAAGCCGAAATCTGAGGCATGGGAAAGGAAGTGCATATATTCAGCGCTTTTGAGCAATGCTTTGGTAGGGATACAGCCGATATTCAAACACACTCCGCCGATATCGCCTTTTTCGACACAAATCGCTTTCAATCCTAATTGTGAAGCTCTGATTGCAGCTACATAACCGCCGGGACCTGAGCCGATAACTAAAACGTCGCATTCGTGATTATTCATAATTCTAAACCTCTTTTAAGTCTTATATAAAATAAAATTGTTCTTCAATTGCCTATTAAAATATGTTATAGACATTTAAAATTCATAAATATTTATAATCTTATTTGAGAATTCATTCATATATTTGAATTCATGTAAATTTTGCTTATTTTTAATATTCTTTACGTTACGAAATTGAATTATAGAGTACAAAAAATACAATTTTTTGTTCAAGATACGCAAATTTGGACTATTTTTAGGATAAAAGATGAAAAAAGATAGAGAATTATATGCCCTGATATTGGGAGTATCGAGCGGTTTCGGCTTGTCTTGTGCCCGTGAACTTGCGAAGATGGGATACAATATTTACGGTGCTCACCTTGATATGGGCTCTGCCAAGCACAAAGCAGAGGAATATCGCCAAGAACTTGAATCATTCGGAGTAAAAGCGATATTTTTCAATGCTAATGCCGCAGATGACGGTGTGCGTAAGGAAATCGTACAAGAAATTCAGAAGGATTATAACGTAGTCGAAAATCATACACTCAGAGTGCTTATTCATTCGCTCGCTTTTGGTGCGATTAAACCGCTTTTTGCTGAAACTCAGGAAGGAAGTGTCTCCAAGAGGCAAATCGAAATGACGATGGATGTAATGGCGAATTCATTAGTATATTGGACACAAGATTTATTTTTCAATAAACTTTTAGCACCAAACTCCCGAATATTCGGATTAACTTCAATCGGCTCGACCCGTGCAATGAACAATTACGGAGCTATTTCAGCCGCAAAATGTGCGTTGGAAGCCTATATCCGTCAGATTGCTATCGAATTGGCACCATACCAAATCACTGCAAATGCAATATTAGCGGGTTTGACTGATACTCCTGCAAGTAATAAAATTCCGGGATTTGCAAAGATGTTGGCTCACGCTAAAGAGCACAATCCTTTCAATCGGAATACCGTACCTGATGATGTTGCAAAAGCAGTCGCATTACTCGCAGATGAAAATTTCTACTGGATAACCGGACAGGTACTCGGTGTTGACGGTGGGGAAAGTATAATGAACTTCATAGAAACACACTAATAATCATATACATTTTATGAAAAGAAACAACGCATTAATATTAGGAATTTCAAGCGGTTTTGGCAAAGCAACCGGAATAGAACTCGCTAAACGGGGGTTTAATATCTATGGCGTTCATCTTGATTTGGGCTCTGCCAGGAAAAAAGCAGAAGAATTCCAAGAAGAACTTGAGGCTTTGGGCGTCAAGGCGAAATTTTTCAATATGAATGCTGCTGATGCAGATAATCGCAAATCGGTAGTTGACGCACTAAGAGCGGATTTTGACATGAACGACTCATATTTGGGCGTATTTGTTCATTCGATAGCATTTGGTACTTTGGGACCATTTATAGACGAAAGTGTAGAAAAGCAAATCACGCAAAAACGCATCGAAATGTCGCTCAATGTAATGGCTAACAGCATGATTTACTGGGCTCAGGATTTGTTCAATGCCAAATTATTGGCTGAAAATTCGCGATTATTTGCAATGTCGTCAAATGGTGCAAGAGTAGCTACAAATCAATACGGTACTGTTTCTGTTGCAAAAGCTGCATTGGAAAGCATTGTGCGTCAATTAGCATTTGAGCTAGCTCCATACAAAATCACAGCAAATTCGATTATGGCAGGTCCCGCAGCCACTCCGGCATCAGGGAAGATTCCTGATTTTGATAAAATGCTGAAAATTGCACGCGAACACAATCCATATCAACGCAACACATATCCCGAAGATGCTGCAAAAATGATTGCATTACTCTCTTCGGAGGAATCCGCTTGGTTGACCGGACAAACGATTATGGTTGACGGCGGGCAGAGTATTTTCACATATTTACCCGATTATTACGGCTAATAACTAAAACTTATTCATTTTTATATAGAGGATTTAATGTTTGAATTGAATTTCACTGAAGAACAAAAGATGTTGCGAGAAATGGTTCGCGACTTTGCAGACAATGAACTAAAGCCAATAGCATCTCAAATAGATGAAAACGAGGCTATTCCTATGGAGATTATCCAAAAAATAGGCGAACTCGGCATATTGGGTGCTGCTTTTCCAATCGAATATGGAGGCAGTGGTTTCGGAGAAGTTGGTTACTGTATTATCCAAGAGGAAATCGGCAGAGCTTGCCTTTCGACAGCTACTTTCATTGGTGCGCATGTTTCGATTGGTACAAATGCCATTTATCTTGGAGGTAGCGAGGAAATTCGCAAAAAATATGTCGTGCCTTTGGCGTCAGGTGAAAAAGTAGCGGCATTTGCTTTGACTGAAGAGCGTGCAGGTTCCGATGCTTTTGATTTGCGTACTAAAGCTGTCCCTGATGGCGATGATTGGGTAATAAATGGCGAAAAACAATGGATTACAAACGGTCCTTTTGCCGATACTTTTTCGGTATTTGCGCGTACTCCACGTGGTATTACTGCTTTCGTCGTCGAAAAAGAGGCTCCGGGATTCTCTTCCGGTGCACCTGAAAAGAAAATGGGTATTCGCGGCAGCAAGACATCGTCATTGACTTTTGATAATGTACGTGTTCCAAAAGAAAATATGCTTGGTGGCGAAGGTCGCGGATTTTTACTTGCAATGAAAACTTTAGATGCCGGCAGACTTGGGCTTGGAGCCGCTTGTTTGGGTGCTTGCAAAGAATTGCTCGAGCTTTCGACTAAATATGCTAAAGAACGCAAGCAATTCGGCGAACCGATTGCGAATTTCCAAGCAATTCAATTTATGCTTGCCGAAATGGCTACCTTGATTTACACTTCCGAATCATTAGTTTATCGTACAGCAGTGCTATATGACAAGCACGAAATGCTTTCTCGCCAATCTGCGATGGTAAAACTATTTGTATCAGAAGCTTTGGATAAATGCGTTGATTATGCAATGCAAATTCATGGTGGAATGGGCTTTTCACGCGAAATGCCAATTGAAAGATTTTATCGTGATTCGCGCATTAATCGCATATTTGAGGGTACTTCGGAGATTCAGAAACTTGTAATTGCCCGAGATATTATCAAACGAAACGGTATTGTATAATTAATTTTTTGATTTGATTATAGGACTGACTCTAAGGGGTCAGTCCTTTTTTTTTAAACAAAAATTTGTTTTTCTAAATATTAAACTTTATTTTAGCTAATGCTAATTTATTAAATAGGGAGAATATGTCAGAAAAAAGTACAAAACCGAATTTCACACAACGCTTTCTTGATAAAGTTGAGAGAGTTGGAAATAAATTGCCACAACCCGTGAGCCTGTTCCTAATCTTGATAGGCTTGGTATTATTGGCTTCTTGGATAGTTTCGATGATGAATATCACGGTTGTTCATCCGGGCAACGGCTCCGAAGTTAAAGCTGTTAATTTATTATCCGGTGAAGGCATCCGCAGAATTTTTGTAGATATGGTCAAAACATTTACTGATTTCCCTCCCTTGGGGTTAGTATTGGTGGTCATGTTGGGGATTGGAATTGCAGAACGTTCGGGCTTTATTGCTGCAGCTTTGAAAGCATTCGTAAAAAGCGTCCCAAAGCAATTGGTGACTTTTTCGGTAGTTACTGCAGGAATGCTCTCGAGCGTAGCCGCTGATGCAGGTTATGTTGTATTAATTCCTCTTGGTGCCGCGATATTTTACGGAATGAAAAGACATCCTTTGGCAGGACTTGCTGCAGCATTTGCAGGTGTATCAGGAGGGTTTGGGGCAAATATATTTTTAACAAGTTTAGACCCTCTGATTGCAGCTTTTACCGAACCGGCTGCACGCATTATGGACCCAAGCTATACAGTTGATGCTACGTCCAATTGGTACATTATGGCAGCTTCAGTTCCCGTTTTGGCAATTGCCGGTACTTGGGTAACCGATAAAATCGTTGAGCCAAGATTAGGAAAATACGTCCGCGAAGGAGATTTGGAAGATGAATCAAATGAGTTAACAAAGTTAGAAAAAAAGGGTTTGCTTTTTGCAATTTTATCTATGGTAGCCGCATCAATTATCCTAATGTTTATGGTTATCCCAGAAAATGGTATCTTACGTGATGAAGACGGTGGAATTCAGGTATTTTTAAGGAGCATTGTTGCAATTATGTTTTTCATGTTCCTCATACCGGGATTAGTTTATGGCATTGTCACTAAAAGTATTACAAATGATAAACAAATGTCTAAGATGTCGAGTGAAGCAATGGCGTCGATGGGTGGTTATATTGTTTTGGCATTCGCAGCGGCTCAGTTTGTGGCGTACTTCAATTGGTCTAACTTAGGACAAATCGTCGCTATTAGCGGAGCAGATTTCTTGCAAAACATCGGATTTACAGGAATCCCTCTGCTTATTGTATTTATAATTGTTTCATCATTTATAAATCTGGCAATTGGGAGTGCATCTGCAAAATGGGCTATTTTGGCACCAATTTTTGTTCCGATGTTCATGTTGATGGACCCTGCATATTCACCTGAAACAATTCAAGCGGCATACAGAATCGGCGATTCTTATTCAAACATTCTCACTCCGCTTTTGCCATACTTCCCATTGGTGATAGTATTCGCTCAAAAATATGTTAAAGATGTGGGAATTGGAACGCTGATTTCGCTGATGTTGCCTTTCGCTATAACATTTGCAATCGTCAGAATACCGATGTTTATAGCTTGGATTATGCTCAACATCCCATTGGGACCGGGCGCTCCAACCTATTATTTGCCTTAAGCTATCGAAATTCAAATAAAAAAACCGAGGGACTATCCTTCGGTTTTTTTTATTTATAGTAAATTGTAAGCGGGAAAAGTTGAAATTATTCTGCTTTCTTAGTCTTACCGGACCAAACGTCTTTCATGTCTTGTTCGAGCTTTTTCTGCAAATCCTTGTTGTCGCTTAGGATTTTCTTTAATCCTTCGCGACCTTGTGCTCTGTCAGTTCCGTAAGTGTACCATGAGCCGCTCTTGACTATGATTCCGTATTCGGTAGCAACGTCCATCAAATCGCCAAGTTTTGAAATACCTTCATTGTACATTATGTCAAATTCGACTTCCTTGAATGGAGGAGCAACTTTATTCTTGACAATTTTGCACCGAACGCGGTTACCGATAATGTCCTGCCCTTCTTTGATGACCTCTTTGCGTCTGATGTCAATTCGGACAGAAGCATAAAATTTGAGCGCATTACCACCTGTTGTAGTTTCGGGATTGCCATAAATAACGCCGATTTTACTACGGAGTTGATTAGTGAAAATCACTGTAGTTTTGGATTTGCCGATAGCAGCATTTAATTTACGCATAGCTTGGGACATCAATCTCGCTTGCGAACCCATTTGAGCATCGCCCATATCGCCTTCAATTTCTACTCTCGGAGTAAGTGCGGCGACAGAGTCCACTACGACAA
This window encodes:
- a CDS encoding peptidase C1, which translates into the protein MKKYILIVLVVIIGSQAAFNQQPRIDKGVMIEHKNETWDSMKVHIEKFEKKEKPKKKRFMLDFSNIKVPDNLDGFKSVWHHEPVKQASTGTCWCFAATSFFESELKRIHNKEIKLSEMHTVWYQYVEKARRFITERGDSEFGEGSQTNAVMAMWKEYGCVPNEIYNGMLPGQEYHNHSKMFGEMKSYLEFCKTNNIWNEQQVLDNIKSILNKYMGEPPTEFTWNGKKYTPKTFRDEVVKLNPDDYVDMMSLYEQGFGKKTIYDVPDNWWKSHDYYNVAVSDFMSGLRSAIRNGYSMTLSGDVSEAGIYSYADAAVVPSFDIPAAYIDDNARQFRFSNGSTGDDHAIHLCGWFENESGTWYLIKDSGSGANNGKFKGYYLFHEDYIKLKMTCFLVHKDAIKDILKNFDSQSRFE
- the lpdA gene encoding dihydrolipoyl dehydrogenase yields the protein MNNHECDVLVIGSGPGGYVAAIRASQLGLKAICVEKGDIGGVCLNIGCIPTKALLKSAEYMHFLSHASDFGFGIENINVDYPKVIERSRKVAGQMSRGVQSLFKKYKVNTVVGHGKIVSKNTVEVSDPEGKATDTIKAKHIIIATGARPRIFPGIEVDRKKIITSTQALLGTTLPKSIIVMGAGAIGVEFAYFFNAFGAKVTIVEYMDRILPIEDVDISKELERHFRKSGIELKTKNMVKSAIAKGDGVEVTVEKDGKTEVLTADMALNAIGIQANTENIGLEDVGVHTEKGFIKVDKYCKTNVEGIYAIGDVAGAPWLAHKASAEAVALAEYLAGHGGEGIDYNNIPGCTYCNPQVASVGLTEEKAKAEGYDVKIGKFPFTASGKAHGIGEAKGFVKLVFDAKYGELLGAHMIGPDVTEMIAEMGLARSLGATAETIYKTIHAHPTLSEAVMEAAAQAYGEAVNI
- a CDS encoding SDR family oxidoreductase, translated to MKKDRELYALILGVSSGFGLSCARELAKMGYNIYGAHLDMGSAKHKAEEYRQELESFGVKAIFFNANAADDGVRKEIVQEIQKDYNVVENHTLRVLIHSLAFGAIKPLFAETQEGSVSKRQIEMTMDVMANSLVYWTQDLFFNKLLAPNSRIFGLTSIGSTRAMNNYGAISAAKCALEAYIRQIAIELAPYQITANAILAGLTDTPASNKIPGFAKMLAHAKEHNPFNRNTVPDDVAKAVALLADENFYWITGQVLGVDGGESIMNFIETH
- a CDS encoding SDR family oxidoreductase — protein: MKRNNALILGISSGFGKATGIELAKRGFNIYGVHLDLGSARKKAEEFQEELEALGVKAKFFNMNAADADNRKSVVDALRADFDMNDSYLGVFVHSIAFGTLGPFIDESVEKQITQKRIEMSLNVMANSMIYWAQDLFNAKLLAENSRLFAMSSNGARVATNQYGTVSVAKAALESIVRQLAFELAPYKITANSIMAGPAATPASGKIPDFDKMLKIAREHNPYQRNTYPEDAAKMIALLSSEESAWLTGQTIMVDGGQSIFTYLPDYYG
- a CDS encoding acyl-CoA dehydrogenase family protein, whose product is MFELNFTEEQKMLREMVRDFADNELKPIASQIDENEAIPMEIIQKIGELGILGAAFPIEYGGSGFGEVGYCIIQEEIGRACLSTATFIGAHVSIGTNAIYLGGSEEIRKKYVVPLASGEKVAAFALTEERAGSDAFDLRTKAVPDGDDWVINGEKQWITNGPFADTFSVFARTPRGITAFVVEKEAPGFSSGAPEKKMGIRGSKTSSLTFDNVRVPKENMLGGEGRGFLLAMKTLDAGRLGLGAACLGACKELLELSTKYAKERKQFGEPIANFQAIQFMLAEMATLIYTSESLVYRTAVLYDKHEMLSRQSAMVKLFVSEALDKCVDYAMQIHGGMGFSREMPIERFYRDSRINRIFEGTSEIQKLVIARDIIKRNGIV
- a CDS encoding AbgT family transporter produces the protein MSEKSTKPNFTQRFLDKVERVGNKLPQPVSLFLILIGLVLLASWIVSMMNITVVHPGNGSEVKAVNLLSGEGIRRIFVDMVKTFTDFPPLGLVLVVMLGIGIAERSGFIAAALKAFVKSVPKQLVTFSVVTAGMLSSVAADAGYVVLIPLGAAIFYGMKRHPLAGLAAAFAGVSGGFGANIFLTSLDPLIAAFTEPAARIMDPSYTVDATSNWYIMAASVPVLAIAGTWVTDKIVEPRLGKYVREGDLEDESNELTKLEKKGLLFAILSMVAASIILMFMVIPENGILRDEDGGIQVFLRSIVAIMFFMFLIPGLVYGIVTKSITNDKQMSKMSSEAMASMGGYIVLAFAAAQFVAYFNWSNLGQIVAISGADFLQNIGFTGIPLLIVFIIVSSFINLAIGSASAKWAILAPIFVPMFMLMDPAYSPETIQAAYRIGDSYSNILTPLLPYFPLVIVFAQKYVKDVGIGTLISLMLPFAITFAIVRIPMFIAWIMLNIPLGPGAPTYYLP
- the recA gene encoding recombinase RecA, yielding MDDKMKAVQIAIDQIERAHGKGSIMRLNDQHVVNVEAISTGCLSLDAAIGIGGVPRGRIIEIFGPESSGKTTVCLHVIAEAQRNGGLAAFVDTEHALDINYAQRLGIDLNNLLLSQPEFGEQALEIVETLVRSGAIDVVVVDSVAALTPRVEIEGDMGDAQMGSQARLMSQAMRKLNAAIGKSKTTVIFTNQLRSKIGVIYGNPETTTGGNALKFYASVRIDIRRKEVIKEGQDIIGNRVRCKIVKNKVAPPFKEVEFDIMYNEGISKLGDLMDVATEYGIIVKSGSWYTYGTDRAQGREGLKKILSDNKDLQKKLEQDMKDVWSGKTKKAE